One region of Jatrophihabitans cynanchi genomic DNA includes:
- a CDS encoding helix-turn-helix transcriptional regulator encodes MSVMAGTYSKARREELASFLRSRRDRVTPADVGLAPGVRRRTPGLRREEVAQLAGVGVTWYTWLEQGRPINASVQVLDAIARVLRLGGSERWHLYRLAEVPGVPSPPSNENVPSEVFAVLDALDPSPACVYNGKYDLLACNEAYAALFPYLVEATGIRRNALWQMYAGPQPAPVTDLDVCTAMIATLRANYANHVGEPEWVELIDTLCAANSEFARLWAEHPIAEPGMPVTKAFQCFGLGTVRVRATGFPLARTVDLRMVVYIPETAADVALIGELRARVARRLQPA; translated from the coding sequence ATGAGCGTGATGGCAGGCACGTACAGCAAGGCGCGGCGCGAGGAACTGGCCTCGTTCCTCCGCTCGCGCCGCGACCGGGTCACCCCGGCGGATGTGGGCCTCGCACCGGGCGTCCGCCGGCGCACGCCCGGCCTGCGCCGCGAAGAGGTCGCGCAGCTCGCCGGCGTGGGCGTCACGTGGTACACCTGGCTCGAGCAGGGCCGTCCGATCAACGCCAGCGTGCAGGTCCTCGACGCGATCGCGCGGGTGCTGCGCCTCGGCGGCAGCGAACGCTGGCACCTGTACCGGCTCGCCGAGGTGCCCGGCGTCCCGTCACCGCCGTCCAACGAGAACGTGCCTTCGGAAGTGTTCGCGGTGCTCGACGCGCTCGACCCGTCACCGGCGTGCGTCTACAACGGCAAGTACGACCTGCTGGCCTGCAACGAGGCCTACGCGGCGCTGTTCCCGTACCTCGTCGAGGCCACCGGCATCCGGCGCAACGCGCTCTGGCAGATGTACGCCGGCCCCCAACCGGCACCCGTCACCGACCTCGACGTCTGCACCGCGATGATCGCGACGCTGCGCGCCAACTACGCCAACCACGTCGGCGAACCGGAGTGGGTCGAGCTCATCGACACGCTGTGCGCCGCGAACTCCGAGTTCGCCCGGCTGTGGGCCGAGCACCCGATCGCCGAGCCCGGCATGCCGGTCACCAAAGCGTTCCAGTGCTTCGGCCTGGGGACGGTGCGGGTGCGGGCCACCGGCTTCCCGCTGGCCCGCACTGTCGACCTGCGCATGGTGGTCTACATCCCCGAGACGGCCGCCGACGTGGCGCTGATCGGCGAACTCCGCGCCCGGGTGGCGCGCCGGCTGCAGCCCGCCTGA
- a CDS encoding MFS transporter: MSSHGVAVSPFKQPRAVWAVAFACVVSFMGIGLVDPILASLRDKLHATPAQVELLFTSYLVVTAVAMLVTGWVSSRIGAKRTLITGLALIVVFAALAGASGGIDGIVGFRAGWGLGNALFIATSLAVIVGSASGGFAGAIVLYETALGIGIAAGPLLGGVLGNVSWRAPFFGVSVLMGIALIATVFLLPKTPTPERKESITEPIKALRHRALATTSVVGLLYNWGFFTLLGYSPFLMGISSPIKLGLVFCAWGVLVAIFAVFGAPWLKARFGTATTLYGNFVLMAADLAVIGIWPDNPTTVIVAVIVAGIFIGVNNTLVTTAVMSIAPVERPVASATYGFVRFIGGGLAPFVAGKLVEHFNAHVPFVLGAGTVLVAAIVLSSVHRALAAADRGEIAQPERTELDRVEHAEELQVAAGIGGES, translated from the coding sequence ATGAGTTCGCACGGCGTTGCCGTCAGCCCGTTCAAGCAGCCCCGCGCGGTGTGGGCCGTCGCGTTCGCCTGCGTGGTGTCCTTCATGGGCATCGGCCTGGTCGACCCGATCCTGGCCTCGCTGCGCGACAAGCTGCACGCGACGCCGGCCCAGGTCGAGTTGCTGTTCACCAGCTACCTCGTGGTCACCGCGGTCGCCATGCTGGTAACCGGATGGGTGTCCAGCCGCATCGGGGCCAAGCGCACCCTGATCACCGGTCTCGCGCTCATCGTCGTGTTCGCCGCGCTCGCCGGTGCCTCGGGCGGCATCGACGGGATCGTGGGCTTCCGCGCCGGCTGGGGGCTGGGCAATGCCCTGTTCATCGCGACCTCCCTCGCGGTGATCGTCGGCTCGGCGTCCGGCGGGTTCGCCGGAGCGATCGTCTTGTACGAGACGGCGCTGGGCATCGGCATCGCGGCCGGCCCGCTGCTGGGCGGAGTGCTGGGCAACGTCAGCTGGCGCGCGCCCTTCTTCGGGGTCTCCGTGCTGATGGGCATCGCGCTGATCGCGACCGTGTTCCTGCTGCCCAAGACGCCGACGCCCGAGCGCAAGGAGAGCATCACCGAACCGATCAAGGCGCTTCGGCACCGCGCGCTCGCGACCACGAGCGTGGTCGGGCTGCTCTACAACTGGGGCTTCTTCACGCTGCTCGGTTACTCGCCGTTCCTGATGGGCATCTCCAGCCCGATCAAGCTGGGCCTGGTGTTCTGCGCCTGGGGCGTGCTGGTGGCGATCTTCGCCGTGTTCGGCGCGCCGTGGCTCAAGGCCCGGTTCGGCACCGCCACGACGCTGTACGGCAACTTCGTGCTGATGGCCGCCGACCTGGCCGTGATCGGCATCTGGCCGGACAACCCCACGACGGTGATCGTCGCGGTGATCGTGGCCGGCATCTTCATCGGCGTGAACAACACCCTGGTGACCACCGCAGTCATGAGCATCGCGCCGGTCGAGCGTCCGGTGGCGTCGGCGACCTACGGCTTCGTCCGCTTCATCGGCGGCGGGCTCGCCCCGTTCGTCGCCGGGAAGCTGGTCGAGCACTTCAATGCGCACGTGCCGTTCGTGCTCGGCGCCGGGACGGTGCTGGTGGCCGCGATCGTGCTTTCCAGCGTGCACCGCGCGCTGGCCGCAGCCGACCGTGGCGAGATCGCGCAGCCGGAACGGACCGAACTCGACCGCGTCGAGCATGCGGAGGAACTGCAGGTGGCCGCCGGCATCGGCGGCGAGAGCTAG
- a CDS encoding MarR family winged helix-turn-helix transcriptional regulator, which yields MDDQLRAVAEGIEHLTMWVRRRAPQQVSTSTVTTLDSLLARGPMRISDLAEREAISQPGMTTLVNRLEAAGYAERIADPTDGRATLVRITDLGRDVLAERHDARAQALLAEVKRLDPDDRALLVAALPAVRRLVNNPIRSEVTSS from the coding sequence GTGGACGATCAGCTGCGCGCCGTGGCGGAGGGTATCGAGCATCTGACGATGTGGGTCCGCCGCAGGGCACCCCAGCAGGTCAGCACCAGCACCGTCACCACGTTGGACAGCCTGCTCGCCCGCGGCCCGATGCGCATCTCCGACCTGGCCGAGCGCGAGGCGATTTCGCAGCCGGGCATGACCACCCTGGTGAACCGGCTCGAGGCTGCCGGTTACGCCGAGCGCATCGCCGACCCCACCGACGGGCGAGCCACGCTGGTCCGGATCACCGACCTCGGGCGTGACGTGCTGGCCGAGCGCCACGACGCGCGGGCCCAGGCGCTGCTCGCCGAGGTGAAACGTCTCGATCCCGACGACCGCGCCCTGCTCGTCGCCGCCCTGCCCGCCGTCCGACGACTTGTCAACAACCCGATCCGATCCGAGGTAACCAGTTCATGA
- a CDS encoding transketolase C-terminal domain-containing protein, whose amino-acid sequence MAGSRQLDLQARRLRERGVGFYTIGSAGHESNALVAEALRVDDPALLHYRSGGFFLQRAMQAGRSLEDGLRAVLLGMVAATSDPASGGRHKVFGDASLSVIPQTSTIASHLPRAVGVAFALGRAKRLGLDSAWPHDAVTVCSFGDASLNHSTAVGALNTAGYCVAQGLPLALLFVCEDNGLGISVPSPHGWVAEAAHRPGIGYVTASGDDPDGLTATLAETVEAVRRTRRPALLHLRTVRYLGHAGTDVESGYRAPSALAADRERDPLLALAARIGGSEPAARYDEIGRIVAKLADEVAPAPTLRSAPAIIAPLAPRDDAAIAADAGRRADSEARLAAFGGKLPERAGPMTLAQNINAALTDALAARPQAVVFGEDVGRKGGVYGLTRGLQQRFGAPRAFDTLLDEQAILGLGLGLGVTGLLPIPEIQYLAYLHNAEDQLRGEAASLRFFSAGSYTNPMVVRIAGLGYQKGFGGHFHNDDAVAVLRDVPGLVVAVPSRPEDAAPMLRSCLAAASLHGQVSVFLEPIALYHERDLHSAGDRGWLADYSLDTQAAIGSARVHGAGADLTIATFGNGVRMSLRVAERLAAQGIFARVLDLRWISPLPVEDLLREASATGRVLVADETRHAGGVGEGVITALVEHGFAGRIARVASTDSYVPLGDAATLVLLSESDIESAALSLMG is encoded by the coding sequence ATGGCCGGCAGCCGGCAGCTGGACCTGCAGGCCCGCCGGCTGCGCGAGCGCGGCGTCGGCTTCTACACGATCGGGTCCGCCGGGCACGAGTCGAACGCGCTGGTCGCCGAGGCGCTGCGCGTGGACGACCCGGCGCTGCTGCACTACCGCTCCGGCGGCTTCTTCCTGCAGCGCGCGATGCAGGCCGGCCGCTCGCTGGAGGACGGTCTGCGGGCGGTGCTGCTCGGCATGGTCGCCGCTACGTCCGATCCGGCATCAGGCGGCCGGCACAAGGTGTTCGGGGACGCGAGCCTGTCGGTGATCCCGCAGACGTCCACGATCGCCTCGCACCTGCCGCGCGCGGTCGGCGTCGCGTTCGCCCTAGGGCGCGCGAAGCGGCTCGGCCTCGACTCGGCGTGGCCGCACGACGCCGTGACGGTGTGCAGCTTCGGCGACGCGAGCCTGAACCACTCCACCGCGGTAGGGGCACTGAACACCGCCGGGTACTGCGTGGCACAGGGGTTGCCGCTGGCCCTGCTGTTCGTGTGCGAAGACAACGGCCTGGGCATCTCGGTGCCCAGCCCGCACGGTTGGGTGGCCGAGGCCGCGCACCGTCCTGGCATCGGCTACGTGACCGCGTCCGGCGACGACCCGGACGGCCTGACGGCGACGCTCGCCGAGACCGTCGAGGCGGTGCGGCGCACCCGGCGTCCCGCGCTGCTGCACCTGCGCACCGTCCGCTATCTCGGGCACGCGGGGACCGATGTCGAGTCGGGCTATCGCGCCCCGTCCGCCCTTGCCGCCGACCGCGAACGCGACCCGCTGCTCGCCCTAGCCGCAAGAATCGGTGGTTCCGAGCCGGCCGCCCGCTACGACGAGATCGGGCGCATCGTGGCCAAGCTCGCCGATGAGGTCGCCCCGGCACCCACGCTGCGTTCCGCGCCGGCGATCATCGCGCCGCTGGCTCCGCGCGACGACGCCGCGATCGCCGCCGACGCCGGCAGGCGCGCCGATTCCGAGGCACGGCTGGCCGCGTTCGGCGGCAAACTGCCCGAGCGGGCCGGCCCAATGACTCTCGCCCAGAACATCAACGCCGCCCTCACCGACGCGCTGGCCGCCCGGCCCCAGGCCGTGGTGTTCGGCGAGGACGTCGGCCGCAAGGGCGGCGTCTACGGCCTCACCCGCGGGCTGCAGCAGCGCTTCGGCGCCCCACGCGCGTTCGACACGCTGCTGGACGAGCAGGCGATCCTCGGGCTCGGGCTAGGCCTCGGCGTCACCGGTCTGCTGCCCATCCCCGAGATCCAGTACCTGGCCTACCTGCACAACGCCGAGGACCAGCTGCGCGGCGAGGCCGCCAGCCTGCGCTTCTTCTCCGCCGGCAGCTACACGAACCCGATGGTGGTGCGTATCGCCGGGCTGGGCTACCAGAAGGGCTTCGGCGGACACTTCCACAACGACGACGCGGTGGCGGTGCTGCGCGACGTACCCGGGCTCGTGGTCGCGGTGCCGTCGCGACCCGAGGACGCCGCACCGATGCTGCGGTCGTGTCTGGCCGCGGCGAGCCTGCACGGCCAGGTGAGCGTGTTCCTGGAGCCGATCGCGCTGTACCACGAGCGCGACCTGCACTCGGCCGGCGACCGTGGCTGGCTGGCCGACTACTCGCTCGACACGCAGGCGGCGATCGGTTCGGCCCGCGTGCACGGCGCCGGTGCGGACCTGACGATCGCGACGTTCGGCAACGGGGTGCGCATGTCGCTGCGCGTTGCCGAACGCCTTGCCGCACAAGGCATCTTCGCCCGGGTGCTGGACCTGCGCTGGATCAGCCCGCTGCCGGTCGAGGACCTGCTGCGCGAAGCGTCCGCGACCGGCCGGGTGCTGGTCGCGGACGAGACGCGCCACGCGGGCGGTGTCGGCGAGGGCGTGATCACCGCTCTCGTCGAGCACGGTTTCGCCGGCCGGATCGCCCGCGTGGCGAGCACCGACAGCTACGTCCCGCTGGGCGACGCCGCCACCTTGGTGCTGCTGTCCGAGTCGGACATCGAGTCCGCGGCACTCTCCTTGATGGGCTGA
- a CDS encoding TerC family protein → MTTVPLWAWLALGAVIAVMLLIDLFAHRRTHVIGFREAATWSAVWVGVSLIFALVVGFTLGAGPAVDFTTAWLLEKSLSVDNLFVFALIFGYFQVPRQYQHRVLFFGVLGALVFRGVFLAAGVAVVSRFAAVLFVFGAILVWSAIKLLRDEDDTVDPGKSLAVRLLRKVVPVSEEYHGARFVVREAGRRVATPLLAVVVAIEAADLVFAVDSVPAVLAVSDNAFIVYSSNAFAILGLRALYFLLSGLLERFEHLGKALAFILAFIGVKLFLQAAHKTISESVPEIPSLLSLGVIVSALTIAVVAGLRQPTELPQPIKESAADSMSDSDSSTKVAASPSGT, encoded by the coding sequence ATGACCACCGTCCCCCTCTGGGCCTGGCTCGCGCTCGGCGCGGTCATCGCCGTCATGCTGCTCATCGACCTGTTCGCCCACCGCCGCACCCACGTGATCGGCTTCCGCGAGGCGGCCACCTGGAGCGCCGTCTGGGTCGGCGTGTCGCTGATCTTCGCGCTCGTCGTCGGCTTCACGCTCGGCGCCGGCCCTGCGGTCGACTTCACCACGGCATGGCTGCTGGAGAAGAGCCTGTCCGTCGACAACCTGTTCGTCTTCGCGCTGATCTTCGGCTACTTCCAGGTGCCGCGGCAGTACCAGCACCGGGTGCTGTTCTTCGGCGTGCTGGGCGCGCTGGTGTTCCGCGGCGTCTTCCTGGCAGCCGGAGTTGCCGTGGTCAGTCGCTTCGCCGCCGTGCTGTTCGTCTTCGGTGCGATCCTGGTGTGGAGCGCGATCAAGCTGCTGCGCGACGAGGACGACACGGTCGATCCCGGCAAGAGCCTGGCGGTACGCCTGCTGCGCAAGGTGGTCCCGGTGTCGGAGGAGTACCACGGCGCCCGGTTCGTGGTGCGCGAGGCGGGCCGCCGCGTCGCCACGCCGCTGCTCGCCGTGGTGGTGGCGATCGAGGCCGCCGACCTGGTGTTCGCGGTCGACAGCGTCCCGGCGGTGCTCGCGGTGAGCGACAACGCGTTCATCGTCTACTCCAGCAACGCCTTCGCGATCCTCGGCCTGCGCGCCCTCTACTTCCTGCTGAGCGGTCTGCTGGAGCGCTTCGAGCACCTGGGCAAGGCGCTGGCGTTCATCCTGGCGTTCATCGGGGTGAAGCTGTTCCTGCAGGCGGCGCACAAGACGATCAGCGAGTCGGTGCCGGAGATCCCGTCCCTGCTCAGCCTTGGCGTGATCGTGTCGGCGCTGACCATCGCGGTGGTCGCCGGGCTCCGTCAGCCCACCGAGCTCCCTCAGCCCATCAAGGAGAGTGCCGCGGACTCGATGTCCGACTCGGACAGCAGCACCAAGGTGGCGGCGTCGCCCAGCGGGACGTAG
- a CDS encoding PucR family transcriptional regulator, whose product MILPDATGQRIASDASAEAGGLDPALLGEFVPDLARAVTDGSGHRGMLQRCRARGRDAARQGVALRALVEVYLAAARRLWRQLPAVAEEADAPAIAAAGELMLQAIDEAMAALAAGYQQARQSLVREQASARREFVDDLLSGRADVGALVQRAAGFGLDLAGSHAVVVVRAEREITDAAPIVPLVERAVAAGPGDAFVATKEGRLIAVFAAPDDDATRAAAARIAGVLQPTGDRVDLRRRTDIGAWRLGVGRARPGAAGVLTSYDEARDALDLSGRAGLDEPIVHAQDLLAYQVLLRDRAAIADLITSLLGPLTQARGGAQPLLDTLAAYFAAGSNTAQASRELHLSVRAVTYRLDRVRALTGANPASPRDAFALHAAVLGARLLGWPAQPL is encoded by the coding sequence ATGATCCTTCCGGACGCGACCGGGCAGCGGATCGCGTCCGACGCCTCGGCGGAGGCGGGCGGCCTCGATCCCGCGCTGCTCGGCGAGTTCGTGCCCGACCTGGCTCGCGCGGTCACCGACGGCTCCGGGCACCGCGGCATGCTGCAGCGCTGCCGTGCGCGAGGACGGGACGCGGCGCGTCAGGGAGTCGCCCTCCGTGCCCTGGTCGAGGTGTATCTCGCCGCGGCGCGCCGGCTGTGGCGGCAGTTGCCGGCCGTGGCCGAGGAGGCCGACGCGCCCGCGATCGCCGCGGCCGGCGAGCTGATGCTGCAGGCGATCGACGAAGCGATGGCTGCGCTCGCCGCCGGGTACCAGCAGGCGCGCCAGTCCCTGGTGCGTGAACAGGCGTCGGCGCGCCGCGAGTTCGTCGACGACCTGCTGTCCGGGCGTGCCGACGTGGGTGCGCTGGTGCAGCGTGCCGCCGGCTTCGGGCTGGACCTTGCCGGCTCGCACGCCGTGGTCGTCGTGCGGGCCGAGCGCGAGATCACCGACGCCGCCCCGATCGTGCCGCTGGTCGAGCGTGCCGTTGCGGCCGGGCCGGGCGACGCGTTCGTCGCGACCAAGGAGGGCAGGCTGATCGCGGTGTTCGCCGCGCCGGATGACGACGCGACCCGAGCCGCCGCAGCCCGGATCGCCGGCGTGCTGCAGCCGACCGGCGATCGCGTCGACCTGCGCCGGCGGACGGACATCGGCGCGTGGCGCCTCGGCGTGGGGCGCGCCCGGCCGGGTGCGGCCGGCGTGCTCACGTCGTACGACGAGGCGCGCGACGCGCTGGACCTGTCCGGGCGGGCCGGCCTGGACGAGCCGATCGTGCACGCGCAGGACCTGCTCGCCTACCAGGTGCTGCTGCGCGATCGCGCCGCTATCGCCGACCTGATCACCAGCCTGCTCGGCCCGCTGACCCAGGCACGCGGCGGTGCGCAGCCGCTGCTCGACACGCTCGCCGCCTACTTCGCCGCGGGAAGCAACACCGCGCAGGCCTCGCGTGAGCTGCACCTGTCGGTGCGCGCGGTGACCTACCGGCTGGACCGGGTCCGGGCGCTCACCGGCGCGAACCCGGCGTCGCCGCGGGATGCGTTCGCGCTGCACGCCGCGGTGCTCGGCGCCCGGCTGCTCGGCTGGCCCGCACAGCCGCTCTGA
- a CDS encoding DeoR/GlpR family DNA-binding transcription regulator, which translates to MRQEDRLGLILEQLNQHGSVGVGELAGQLAVSEASVRRDLHLLEQQKLLTRTHGGAVASGGVLYELPMRYRGGQHNEAKRAIARCTASLLPADVTSVGLNGGTTNTEVARALATRPRLRVVTNALNIASELAVRSNIELVVCGGSARPESYELVGPLAELVLSNLNLDLAIIGVDGLSAAAGFTTHHEVEAHTNRALVRAAGRVIVVADSSKLGRRGFAKICDISAASDIVTDEHADPKAVAELERLGPRVHVVQIPQPEVP; encoded by the coding sequence ATGCGTCAAGAGGATCGCCTCGGCCTGATCCTGGAGCAGCTCAACCAGCACGGCTCGGTCGGTGTGGGCGAGCTGGCCGGGCAACTCGCCGTCTCCGAGGCGTCGGTACGCCGTGACCTGCACCTGCTCGAGCAGCAGAAGCTGCTCACCCGTACCCACGGCGGGGCCGTCGCGTCCGGGGGCGTGCTCTACGAGCTGCCGATGCGGTACCGGGGCGGGCAGCACAACGAGGCCAAACGCGCGATCGCGCGATGCACCGCGTCCTTGCTGCCCGCTGACGTCACGTCCGTCGGGCTGAACGGCGGTACGACGAACACCGAGGTGGCGCGCGCCCTCGCGACGCGACCGCGTCTGCGCGTGGTGACCAACGCGCTCAACATCGCCTCCGAGCTCGCGGTCCGCTCGAACATAGAGTTGGTGGTGTGCGGGGGCAGCGCGCGGCCGGAGTCCTACGAGCTGGTCGGCCCGCTGGCCGAACTCGTGCTGTCGAACCTGAACCTGGACCTCGCGATCATCGGCGTGGACGGGCTGAGCGCCGCGGCCGGGTTCACCACGCACCACGAGGTCGAGGCCCATACCAACCGCGCGCTGGTGCGTGCTGCCGGGCGCGTCATCGTCGTCGCCGACTCGAGCAAGCTGGGCAGGCGCGGGTTCGCCAAGATCTGCGACATCTCGGCGGCATCGGACATCGTCACCGACGAGCACGCCGACCCGAAGGCCGTCGCCGAGCTGGAGCGGCTCGGCCCGCGCGTGCACGTGGTCCAGATCCCGCAGCCGGAGGTTCCGTAG
- a CDS encoding SIS domain-containing protein, whose translation MTDDRPARTHVAREIQSQPRVWARALDQLGTVGAVLPQRGERVAVIGCGTSWFMAESYAHLREQCGAGETDSFAASQFPAGRGYDRVVAISRSGTTTEVLRAIDATQVPVLALTAVPDAPIGRAADQRIVLDFADERSVVQTVFATTALMLLRGSLGEPLEAVLGQAAAVLAGDHAVPSAIGAGSQFTFLGQGWAYGIAREAGLKMREAAQLWTESYPQMEYRHGPISVAQPGRTVWVFGEPVTGLAADVAATGAAFVDDRLDPVADLIRAQLLAVRRAEEQGLDPDRPRHLARSVVLPEVISQVSSAP comes from the coding sequence ATGACTGACGATCGCCCCGCGCGCACCCACGTCGCCCGCGAGATCCAGAGCCAGCCCCGCGTCTGGGCCCGCGCGCTCGATCAACTCGGCACGGTAGGCGCCGTGCTGCCCCAGCGCGGCGAGCGGGTCGCGGTGATCGGGTGCGGGACGTCGTGGTTCATGGCCGAGTCGTACGCGCACCTGCGCGAACAGTGCGGGGCGGGCGAGACCGACAGCTTCGCCGCTAGTCAATTCCCCGCCGGGCGTGGCTACGACCGGGTGGTGGCGATCTCCCGCTCCGGCACCACCACCGAGGTGCTGCGCGCGATCGACGCGACGCAGGTTCCGGTGCTGGCGCTGACCGCGGTGCCCGACGCACCGATCGGTCGAGCCGCGGACCAGCGGATCGTCCTGGACTTCGCCGACGAGCGGTCGGTCGTGCAGACCGTGTTCGCCACCACCGCGCTGATGCTGCTGCGCGGCTCGCTCGGCGAACCGCTGGAGGCCGTGCTCGGCCAGGCCGCCGCGGTGCTGGCCGGGGACCACGCGGTGCCATCGGCGATCGGCGCCGGCTCGCAGTTCACCTTCCTCGGCCAGGGCTGGGCGTACGGCATCGCGCGCGAGGCCGGCCTGAAGATGCGCGAGGCCGCCCAGCTGTGGACCGAGTCCTACCCGCAGATGGAGTACCGCCACGGCCCGATCTCCGTCGCCCAGCCCGGTCGCACGGTCTGGGTGTTCGGTGAGCCGGTGACCGGACTGGCCGCCGACGTCGCCGCGACCGGCGCCGCGTTCGTCGACGACCGTCTCGACCCGGTAGCCGACCTGATCCGCGCGCAACTGCTCGCCGTACGGCGGGCCGAGGAACAGGGCCTGGATCCCGACCGGCCACGGCACCTAGCCCGGTCGGTCGTGCTGCCCGAGGTGATCTCCCAGGTGAGCTCAGCACCGTGA
- a CDS encoding 1-phosphofructokinase family hexose kinase, with protein MTYHVDALHVGESTRVRSLTRRAGGKAVNVACVLHAVGADGHVLAPVGGPAGAEFAELLRATGVPADLVPDPAPTRTTIAVVDSGGQASVLLEPAVTRDWPALLARAEALIPAAEVVVVSGSMPEGAPPDALATVIALARAAGRPIIVDTSGPALLQALDAGATLVKPNAAELAQVAPEQPDPVLAARTLATRYAGTVVVASLGADGAVLAGPDGACHARPGAALTGNPTGAGDALVAGLARGLAAGHAVPELLAESVALSAAAVLHPFAGRLDPAEYARQRAAVTVRALQGQP; from the coding sequence GTGACGTACCACGTCGACGCGCTGCACGTCGGGGAATCCACCCGGGTGCGCTCGCTGACGCGGCGCGCGGGCGGCAAGGCGGTGAACGTGGCGTGCGTTCTGCATGCCGTCGGGGCGGACGGCCACGTGCTCGCCCCGGTAGGCGGGCCGGCAGGCGCGGAGTTCGCCGAACTGCTGCGCGCCACGGGCGTCCCGGCGGACCTGGTCCCGGACCCGGCACCGACCCGCACCACGATCGCAGTCGTCGACTCCGGCGGCCAGGCGTCCGTCCTGCTCGAACCGGCTGTAACACGCGACTGGCCGGCACTGCTCGCCCGTGCCGAGGCGCTGATCCCCGCGGCAGAGGTCGTGGTGGTCAGCGGGTCGATGCCCGAGGGCGCGCCACCGGACGCGCTCGCCACTGTGATCGCGCTGGCGCGCGCAGCCGGCCGGCCGATCATCGTGGACACGAGCGGACCGGCGCTGCTGCAGGCGCTGGACGCGGGCGCGACACTGGTCAAGCCGAACGCCGCCGAGCTCGCCCAGGTCGCGCCGGAACAACCCGATCCGGTGCTCGCTGCCCGCACTCTGGCCACCCGGTACGCAGGGACGGTCGTGGTCGCCTCGCTCGGCGCCGACGGTGCCGTGCTGGCCGGGCCGGACGGCGCGTGTCACGCGCGGCCGGGCGCGGCCCTGACCGGCAACCCGACCGGGGCGGGGGACGCGCTGGTGGCCGGCCTCGCGCGCGGCCTCGCGGCGGGGCACGCCGTGCCCGAACTGCTCGCCGAGTCGGTCGCGCTGTCGGCTGCCGCCGTGCTGCACCCGTTCGCCGGACGGCTCGACCCGGCCGAGTACGCCCGGCAGCGCGCGGCAGTCACCGTGCGCGCGCTGCAGGGACAGCCATGA
- a CDS encoding class II fructose-bisphosphate aldolase, whose protein sequence is MTVARTGDLVRAAAERGAAAGAFNVVTLEHAEAIVQAAEDADVAVILQLSENAVRFHRGAAGPIAAACGVLARESSTPVALHLDHVTDDALAGQAESCGFSSLMFDAGALAYGENVRRTKAAAERAHAAGLWLEAELGYVGGKPDAPRSAHSPGVRTDPDEAVGYVRATGVDALAVAVGSSHAMTAQTATLDVELIARLRERLDVPLVLHGSSGVPDEALRAAVRAGIAKVNVGTALGQAMTAAIRRSLDADPALVDPRKFLAPARDAIAGAVRHILNVLG, encoded by the coding sequence ATGACCGTCGCCCGCACCGGCGACCTGGTTCGCGCGGCTGCCGAACGCGGCGCCGCGGCCGGGGCGTTCAACGTGGTGACGCTCGAGCACGCCGAGGCGATCGTGCAGGCGGCCGAGGACGCCGACGTTGCGGTGATCTTGCAGCTCAGCGAGAACGCGGTCCGCTTCCACCGCGGCGCAGCCGGGCCGATCGCCGCGGCATGCGGGGTGTTGGCGCGCGAGTCGAGCACGCCGGTGGCCCTGCACCTGGACCACGTCACCGACGATGCGCTTGCCGGACAAGCCGAATCGTGCGGCTTCAGCTCGCTGATGTTCGATGCGGGCGCACTCGCGTACGGCGAGAACGTCCGGCGCACCAAGGCAGCGGCCGAGCGGGCGCACGCTGCCGGGCTCTGGCTCGAGGCCGAACTGGGTTATGTCGGCGGCAAACCGGATGCGCCACGCAGTGCGCACTCCCCCGGCGTGCGCACCGATCCGGACGAGGCCGTCGGCTACGTCCGCGCCACCGGCGTCGATGCGCTCGCCGTCGCGGTGGGCAGCTCGCACGCGATGACCGCGCAGACCGCCACGCTGGACGTCGAACTGATCGCCCGGCTGCGTGAGCGGCTCGACGTCCCGCTGGTGCTGCACGGCTCGTCCGGCGTTCCGGACGAGGCGCTGCGTGCCGCGGTTCGCGCGGGCATCGCGAAGGTCAACGTCGGGACCGCGCTCGGCCAGGCGATGACGGCGGCCATCCGGCGGAGCCTCGACGCCGACCCGGCGCTGGTGGATCCACGCAAGTTCCTGGCGCCGGCGCGTGATGCGATCGCCGGCGCCGTCCGGCACATCCTGAACGTGCTCGGCTGA